A genomic segment from Nicotiana sylvestris chromosome 1, ASM39365v2, whole genome shotgun sequence encodes:
- the LOC104247134 gene encoding acetyltransferase At1g77540, which produces MATAGSGGKEVPKIVWNERVGRFETEDKEAFLEYELRNKVIMDILHTYVPPSKRGLGLASHLCVAAFSHAQSHSLHVIPSCSYVSDTFLPRNPSWNSILHKEDLKSHI; this is translated from the exons ATGGCTACCGCAGGCAGTGGAGGAAAGGAGGTACCGAAGATAGTATGGAACGAGAGAGTAGGAAGATTCGAGACGGAGGACAAGGAAGCCTTTTTGGAGTACGAGCTGAGAAACAAAGTGATCATGGACATTCTCCATACCTATGTCCCTCCTAGCAAGCGCGGATTAGGGCTCGCTTCTCATCTTTGTGTTGCCGCTTTTTCTCACGCCCAATCCCATTCCCTACACGTCATTCCCTCCTGTTCTTACGTCTCT GATACATTCCTTCCAAGGAACCCTTCTTGGAATTCTATTTTGCACAAAGAGGACCTGAAATCTCACATTTGA